DNA sequence from the Halorussus limi genome:
GGGACTGCTCCCGCTGACGGCGTGGCTGTTCCGCGAGCGCCTCGGCCGAGTCGAGATGATAGGCGTGGGTCTCTTCTTCGCGGCCAACCCCATCATCCTCTACTACTCGCGGTTCATGCGCAACGACGTGCTGCTCGCGGCGTTCATGGTGTACGCCCTCGCCTTCTACGTCCGCCTGTTCGACACTCACAAGCCGCGCTACCTCTACGCCGGGACGCTGATGCTCGGACTGGCGTTCACCACCAAGGAGAACGTGCTGGTCTACGTCGTGACGTGGGTCGGCGCGGCGGTCCTACTGCTCGACCACCGACTCCAACTCGTCGCGGGGGCCGACGACCGGAAGGCGTTCCTGCGCGAACAGGTCCGCAAGACGATGGACTCTCCGCGGGCTATTCGGTGGGTGCTTCACCTCGTCCTCGGTCTCCTCTTCTTCTTCGCGGTGGTCGTCTTCTTCTACGCGCCGCGGTCACGGGGCATCCCCGAACCCGGCCTCTGGAAAGCGTTCTCGAACCCCGCCACGTTCCCCGCGGTAATCGAGGAGGCGACGCTCGGGTCGTGGGAGTCGTTCGTGGGCAAGTGGGGCGAGGGTAACCAGAAGTCGTACCTCGACACGTTCAAGACGCTCGGGGCGGTCCTCTGGAAGAGTTCGGCCGCGCTGCTGGCGCTGGCGGGCGTCGGCTTCCTCGTCGACCGCTACGTCGGCGACAAGCCCCGCGACGTGGTGGCGTTCACGTTCTACTGGGGGTTCGTCAGCATCCTCGGCTACCCCGTCATCGTGGAGAACGCCTTCCCGTGGGAGGTCGTCCACGCGGTGGTTCCGCTGGCGATTCCCGCGGGCGTCGGCCTCGCCGTCCTCGTCCGGTGGGGAAGCGAAGCGGTGACGGACGGCGACGCCGTGAGCGCGACGCTCGCGGCCCTGCTCGTGTTGCTGGTCTCCGGGCAAGTGGCGACCACCGCGGCCACCACGACCTACATGCATCCGGCCGACCAGTACCTCGACGACGCCGAATCGGACCGGAACGCGCTCGTCCAGTACGGCCAACCCGCCGAGGGCCTCCGGCCGACGCTCGAACGCGTGCGCTACGCCGCGACGCACAACGAGGGGACCGACGTGCTGTACTACGGGTCTGACTTCTACGTCGCCAACGAGTCGAAGAACGACAGGTGGGCCGCGGGTGGCGGGTGGTACGACCGCCTGCCGCTCCCGTGGTACACCGAGATGTACGGCGCGAAGGTAGACAGCACGACCGACTTACAGGAGGTCGGGTCGAACCCGCCGCCCGTTGTCGTCGCCCGCGCCGGCGACCGCGAGGCGGTCGCCCAGCGACTCGACGGCTACCGGGCCTTCGAGGAGGAACTGACCCTCTGGGGGAGCGAGACGGTCTTCTTCGTGGACGAGGACGCCCTGCCGCCGGGGAGTCGAGGCGGCGGCGCGGCGAACGAGAGTAGCGGTACGGCGAACGAGAGCGGCGGGTCGAACTGACCGACCTCGCCCGTCGTCACACCACGTTCTTGTACAACTACCGCCCGAGTTGGCAAATCTTATGCAGGGGCGTCTACAATCTCCGCCCAGATGACCGACACAGAGACGCTCGGCGTCGTCGGCGGGGGACAGCTCGGTCGGATGCTGGCGGAGGCGGCCGCGCCGCTCGGAGTCGAGGTGGTCGTCCTCGACCCCACGCCCGAGTGCCCGGCCTCACCGGTCGCTCGCGACCAAATCGTCGGCGACTTCGACGACGAGGACGGCGTTCAGGAGTTGGCCGCGCGCGCGGACTACTTGACCTACGAAATCGAGTTGGCCGACCCCGACCTGCTGGAGGCGGTCGGAGACGAGTACGACGTGCCCGTCAACCCCGACCCCGAGACGCTCCGGACGATTCAGGATAAGTTAGTGCAGAACCGCGCCCTGCGGGACGCCGGGGTTCCGGTGCCCGAGTTCCGACAGGTCGACGACCGCGAGGACCTGGAGGCCGCGGTCGAGGCGTTCGGCTACCCCGTCATGCTCAAGGCCCGCGAGGGCGGCTACGACGGCCGAGGTAACGTCCCCATAACCGACGAGAGCGACGTGGACGAGGCGCTGTCGGCGGTCGAGGGCGGCGCGGTGGTCGAGGAGTTCGTCGACTTCGAGCGCGAGGTGTCGATTATCGGTGTAAAGGGGACGGACGGCGAAACTGCGACGTTCCCGCTCGGCGAGAACGTCCACCGCGAGGAGATTCTGCGCGAGACGGTCGTTCCGGCCCGGAGCGGCGAGGCGGTCGCCGAACGCGCCCGCGACGTGGCCGAGGACGTACTGGAGATGCTGTCGGGACGGGGCGTCTACGGCATCGAACTGTTCGAGACGAGCGAGGCGCGGAGCGCCTCGAACGCAAGCGGTGACGAACCGCGAGCAAGCGAGGGCGAGATTCTGGTCAACGAAATCGCTCCCCGGCCCCACAACTCGGGTCACTACACCATCGAGGGCGCGCTGACCTCTCAGTTCGAGCAACACGCCCGCGCCGTGACGGGGCGACCGCTCGGCGCGACCGACCTCCGGTGTCCGGTGGTGTCGGCCAACGTTCTGGGCGACGTGGACGAACGCCGGCGGGCCGAGCCTTCGGGCGACGACGCGATTCTGAGCTATCCGGGCGCGAGTCTCCACTGGTACGGCAAACACGAGGTGTATCCCCTCCGGAAGATGGGCCACTTCACGCTCGTTCAGCGAGACGGCGAATCGACCGACGAACTGCTCGACGCGGCGAGCGACCTGCGCGAGGAGGTGACGTTCCAATGAGCGACAGCGAACTTCGGCGACTCATCGACGACCTGCGAGCGGAGGCACAGCGAGACAGAGACCCCGAGGAGACGCCGGAAATCGGCGTCGTGATGGGGAGCGACTCGGACCTCGACGTGATGGCGGGGTCGGAAGACGGACGACCCGGGGCCTACGACGCACTAACCGAACTGGGATTCGAGGAAGTGACCGACTACGACGACCCGCCCGAGGCGCGGTTCACCTTCGAGACGTACGTGGTGTCGGCCCACCGCACGCCCGAACTGATGTACGCCTACGCCGAGACGGCCGAAGAGCGCGGACTGGACGTGATTATCGCGGGCGCCGGCGGCAAGTCCGCCGACCTGCCGAACATGACCGCCTCGCTGGCGTACCCGCTTCCGGTAGTCGGCGTGCCGGTCCAAGAGAAGTCGCTTCCCTCCGTGGTCGGGATGCCGACCGGCGCACCCATCGTCGCGGTGGACGCGGGCAAGTCGTTCAACGCGGCGCTGTCGGCCGTCCAGATGCTCTCGCGCCAACACGACGAGTTGCGCGACCGACTGGTCGAGTACCACGACGACTTGCAGGAGGGCGTCGCGGAGGTGTCGCGACGACTTCACGAGGAGGGAACGCCGGGCTTCCGCGATTCCAGAGAGTGACCGACTCGACCCCGACGTAATCGCTCGTTTCGGATTTCAGTCGGTGGCGCTGGCGTGAGACGACTCCCGTTCGCCTCCGGTTTCGTTTCCCTTCGATTTTCTCCGTGCGTACGAGCGTGACGCCGGCGGTGCCGCGCCCGACCGCAGACGACCCCCGGCCGGGCGGTGATTTATATACTCCGCCAACTTCGGGAGGAGGCCGCACGGCGTTGGACCCCGCCGGACCGACCGACGCGAGTCGGCCGAACCGACCCCGAACTCGACGCCTTCGACCGTTTCGCACCGCTTTTCCCCGGTTCGGTCGGCTTAATGTCACTGACGTGGTATCGCGCTGTGTCGGTTCCGAAGACGCTCCCCGTCGGAACGACGCCTCCGACACGAAATATCCCCTTTCCCGACAGAAAGCGCCAAGCCGACGAACGGGGGTTGAGGCGGCCAGATTCGTCCGAATCGCAAGAATCAACGCTTATGAGGGTGCGCTCATAATCTCGGGATGGTAGGAGAATATCGGCATGAATCCATGGATAGCTATTGGCGCGTTAGCGCTGGTGGGGCTGTTGATACCGCTCGGGATGATGGCGGTCTCCAGCCTGCTCCGGCCGACCGTGCCCGAGAAAGGTAAAACCGCCACCTACGAGAGCGGCGAGGTGCCGACGGGCGGCACGCGAGTCCGATTCAACATACAGTACTACATGGTCGCGCTGCTGTTCGTCGTCTTCGACATCGAGACCGTCCTCATCTTCCCTTGGACGGTCATCTACAGGAGCGCGGTCTCGATGGAGGGCGTCGGGCTGACGAAGGCGCTGGCCCCGATGCTGCTGTTCATCGCCGTTCTCGTCATCGGTCTCGGCTGGGCGTGGCGTAACGGTGCCGTACGGTGGGTACGCAATCCCGACCGTTCGCAACGGAGCGTGGAACGACAATGAGCAACGAACCACGGGAAACGATTCACGGTAGCACAGATCCGCAGACGAAGACCCGCGAAGCCCGGATGGAGGGCGTGGACAACCGGTTCAACTCGAAGCTTCGAGAGGCGTTCGGCTCCACGCCGTTCATCCTCACCAAGTTCGACAAGTTCATGAACTGGGTCCGGGGGTCGTCGATGTTCATGCTGCAGTTCGGTATCGCCTGCTGCAGCATCGAGATGATGCACACCTACGCGGTCAAGCACGACCTCGACCGATTCGGGTCGGGCGTGCCGCGCGCGTCGCCGCGACAGGCCGACGTGATGATCGTGCCGGGGACCATCGTCTCGAAGTTCGCCCCCCGGATGAAGCGCGTCTACGACCAGATGCCCGAGCCCAAGTTCGTCGTGAACATGGGGTCGTGTGCCATATCCGGCGGTCCGTTCCAGGAGGGCTACAACGTCATCAAGGGCGCCGAGGAGGTCATTCCGGTGGACATCCACGTCCCCGGCTGTCCGCCCCGGCCCGAGGCGCTCATCTACGGCGTCGTGAAGATGCAGGAGCGCATCGCCAACGGCGAGACGACTCCGGTGACGGTCAAGCCCTACGAACTGGAGCAGTTCGGCGACCTCGAACAGGACGAACTCATCGACAAGCTCGCAGACGACATCGACGAGGACACCCTCGTCATGCGCTACAACTGGGCTGATTCACCATGAGTTCTCAAGAGAAAGCACCCGAGGGTGAGCTTCCACAGGTCGAAGGCGTCGACTACGACGCCATCGAGGACCTGCTCGGCGACCGCGTCCTCGGACGTGAGACCCACCTCAACGCCGAGGGATTCGTCGTCCGGCCGGACGAGGTCGAGGAGACGCTCGAACTCCTCCGCGACGAGGCCGGGTTCGACCACCTCTCGATGCTCACCGCCCAGGACTACGCCGACCGCTACGAGAGCATCTATCACCTGACGAAGTACGACGACCGGACCCAAGAGGTCAGCGTGGTCGTCCCCACCGACCCGGAGAACCCGACCAGCGAGTCGGCGGCGTCGGTGTACAAGACGGCGGAGTGGCACGAGCGTGAGGCCTACGACTTGGTGGGTATCGACTACGAGAACCACCCGGACCTCCGGCGCATCCTCCTGCCCGAGACGTGGCAGGGCCACCCGCTGAGTTCCGACTACGACCAGGACAAGCCCCAGGTCGTCACGCTGAAAGAGCACGTCAATCCGCTGGCGAACAGTACGGACGAGACGACCGAGTCGGACACGATGTTCCTGAATATCGGTCCCCACCACCCAGCGACCCACGGCGTGCTCCACGTCAAAGCGGTGCTGGACGGCGAACAGGTCGCGGACGTCGAACCCGACATCGGCTACCTCCACCGCTGTGAGGAGCAGATGTGCCAGCAGGGGACGTACCGCCACCAGATCATGCCCTACCCCGACCGGTGGGACTACTCGTCGGCGGGGCTGCTCAACGAGTGGGCGTACGCCCGGGTGGCGGAGGACCTGAACGACATCGAGGTACCCGAGTACGCCCAAGTCATCCGGACGATGAGCGCCGAACTGTGCCGCATCGCGGCCCACATGCTGGCGCTCGGTACGTTCTGTCTGGACATCTACGGCGACTTCACGGCCATCTTCATGTACGCCATGCGCGACCGCGAGAAGGTCCAGAACATTCTGGAGGACCTCACCGGCCAGCGCATGATGTTCAACTACTTCCGACTCGGCGGGGTCGTCTGGGACCTGCCCGAGCCCCGCGAGGAGTTCTTCGGCAAGATTCGGGACTTCATCGACGACCTGCCCGAAACCCTCGAAGAGTACCACGACCTCATCACGGGCAACGAAATCTTCCAGACGCGCACCATCGACACCGGCGTCCTCGAACCCGAGACGGCCAAGCAGTACGGCTGTACCGGTCCGGTCGCCCGCGGGTCGGGCATCGATTACGACCTGCGCCGCGACGACCCCTACGGCTACTACGACGAACTCGACTGGGACGTCGTCACCGAAGACGGCTGTGACAACTTCGCTCGCCTGCTCGTCCGCATGCGCGAGGTCGAGGAGTCCGCGAAAATCATCAGCCAGTGTGTCGACATTCTGGAGGACTGGCCGGAGGACGAGCGCAACATTCAGGCGAACGTCCCCCGGACGCTCAAGCCCGACCCCGACACCGAGGTCTACCGCGCCGTCGAAGGCGCGAAGGGCGAACTCGGCATCTACATCCGGTCGGACGGCACCGACAAGCCCGGCCGGTTCAAGATTCGGAGCCCCTGTTTCAACAACCTCCACTCGCTGGAGGCGATGGCCGAGGGCGAGTACGTCCCGGACCTCGTGGCCGCACTGGGTAGCCTCGACGTGATTCTCGGGGAGGTGGACCGCTGATGACCGGGTTCGTCCCGCTACAGTCCGAACCGACCTTGCTCCCCGAGACCATCGGCAGAGTGCTGTTCGGGTCCGAGTTGGCCGTCTGGCAGGAAGCCATCGCGGCCTTCCTCGGGGCGTTTCTCATCGCGAACATCATGCTGGCGAACGCCGGGGTCGCCGGTCCGTGGGCCAAGCGGAAGATAACCGCGTCGTTCACCGACCGCATCGCAGTCAACCGCATCGGTCCCGCGGGCCTGCTCATCATCCCGGCCGCCGCGGTCCAGTTGATGGCCAAGGAGCTCATCATTCCGGACGGCGTCGACCGTCCGGCGTACGACCTCGCGCCCATCGTGCTGGCGTCCTCGGCGCTGGTCGGGTTCGCGGTCGTCCCGATGGGGTCGATTTTCGGCATCAACCTGCAGTTGGCCGACCCCGAAACCGGGGCCGCCTACATCTTCGCGGCCGCGTCCATCGCGACGCTCGGACTGGCGATGGCGGGCTACGCCTCGAACAACAAGTACTCGCTGATGGGCGGTCTGCGCGCCATCGCGCAGAACATCGCCTACGAGATTCCGCTGGTCGTCACCGCGGCGTCGGTCATCCTGTTCACCGGGACGCTCCAGATGAGCGAGATCGTCGCCCAGCAGGCAGAGCCGCTGGTGACGGTCGCCGGCATCACCATCCCGTCGTGGTTCGCGTTCGTCAACCCGTTCGCGTTCGTGCTGTTCGTGGTGGCGAACCTCGCGGAGGTCGGACGCAACCCGTTCGACATCCCCGAGGCGCCGACCGAGATCGTGGCCGGGTACATGACCGAGTACTCGAGCATCTACTTCGTCCTGTTCTACATGGGCGAGTTCATCCACATCTTCCTCGGCGGCGCAATCATCACGACCTTCTTCCTCGGCGGCCCCGCAGGCCCGGTGCTTCCCGGGTTCGTCTGGTTCCTCATCAAGATCTGGGCCGTCTTCCTGTTCACGCAGT
Encoded proteins:
- a CDS encoding flippase activity-associated protein Agl23, whose amino-acid sequence is MTADEKSASARRWTPESVSAFGRAVGTRTGVAVLAVTLLSLSLRFFALGSRVFHWDEGRVGYWIQRYAENGIWEYHAVIHGPFLYHVNKYLFQLFGASDFVARVPVAVVSGLLPLTAWLFRERLGRVEMIGVGLFFAANPIILYYSRFMRNDVLLAAFMVYALAFYVRLFDTHKPRYLYAGTLMLGLAFTTKENVLVYVVTWVGAAVLLLDHRLQLVAGADDRKAFLREQVRKTMDSPRAIRWVLHLVLGLLFFFAVVVFFYAPRSRGIPEPGLWKAFSNPATFPAVIEEATLGSWESFVGKWGEGNQKSYLDTFKTLGAVLWKSSAALLALAGVGFLVDRYVGDKPRDVVAFTFYWGFVSILGYPVIVENAFPWEVVHAVVPLAIPAGVGLAVLVRWGSEAVTDGDAVSATLAALLVLLVSGQVATTAATTTYMHPADQYLDDAESDRNALVQYGQPAEGLRPTLERVRYAATHNEGTDVLYYGSDFYVANESKNDRWAAGGGWYDRLPLPWYTEMYGAKVDSTTDLQEVGSNPPPVVVARAGDREAVAQRLDGYRAFEEELTLWGSETVFFVDEDALPPGSRGGGAANESSGTANESGGSN
- a CDS encoding 5-(carboxyamino)imidazole ribonucleotide synthase; the protein is MSAQMTDTETLGVVGGGQLGRMLAEAAAPLGVEVVVLDPTPECPASPVARDQIVGDFDDEDGVQELAARADYLTYEIELADPDLLEAVGDEYDVPVNPDPETLRTIQDKLVQNRALRDAGVPVPEFRQVDDREDLEAAVEAFGYPVMLKAREGGYDGRGNVPITDESDVDEALSAVEGGAVVEEFVDFEREVSIIGVKGTDGETATFPLGENVHREEILRETVVPARSGEAVAERARDVAEDVLEMLSGRGVYGIELFETSEARSASNASGDEPRASEGEILVNEIAPRPHNSGHYTIEGALTSQFEQHARAVTGRPLGATDLRCPVVSANVLGDVDERRRAEPSGDDAILSYPGASLHWYGKHEVYPLRKMGHFTLVQRDGESTDELLDAASDLREEVTFQ
- the purE gene encoding 5-(carboxyamino)imidazole ribonucleotide mutase encodes the protein MSDSELRRLIDDLRAEAQRDRDPEETPEIGVVMGSDSDLDVMAGSEDGRPGAYDALTELGFEEVTDYDDPPEARFTFETYVVSAHRTPELMYAYAETAEERGLDVIIAGAGGKSADLPNMTASLAYPLPVVGVPVQEKSLPSVVGMPTGAPIVAVDAGKSFNAALSAVQMLSRQHDELRDRLVEYHDDLQEGVAEVSRRLHEEGTPGFRDSRE
- a CDS encoding NADH-quinone oxidoreductase subunit A, yielding MNPWIAIGALALVGLLIPLGMMAVSSLLRPTVPEKGKTATYESGEVPTGGTRVRFNIQYYMVALLFVVFDIETVLIFPWTVIYRSAVSMEGVGLTKALAPMLLFIAVLVIGLGWAWRNGAVRWVRNPDRSQRSVERQ
- a CDS encoding NADH-quinone oxidoreductase subunit B translates to MSNEPRETIHGSTDPQTKTREARMEGVDNRFNSKLREAFGSTPFILTKFDKFMNWVRGSSMFMLQFGIACCSIEMMHTYAVKHDLDRFGSGVPRASPRQADVMIVPGTIVSKFAPRMKRVYDQMPEPKFVVNMGSCAISGGPFQEGYNVIKGAEEVIPVDIHVPGCPPRPEALIYGVVKMQERIANGETTPVTVKPYELEQFGDLEQDELIDKLADDIDEDTLVMRYNWADSP
- a CDS encoding NADH-quinone oxidoreductase subunit D, coding for MSSQEKAPEGELPQVEGVDYDAIEDLLGDRVLGRETHLNAEGFVVRPDEVEETLELLRDEAGFDHLSMLTAQDYADRYESIYHLTKYDDRTQEVSVVVPTDPENPTSESAASVYKTAEWHEREAYDLVGIDYENHPDLRRILLPETWQGHPLSSDYDQDKPQVVTLKEHVNPLANSTDETTESDTMFLNIGPHHPATHGVLHVKAVLDGEQVADVEPDIGYLHRCEEQMCQQGTYRHQIMPYPDRWDYSSAGLLNEWAYARVAEDLNDIEVPEYAQVIRTMSAELCRIAAHMLALGTFCLDIYGDFTAIFMYAMRDREKVQNILEDLTGQRMMFNYFRLGGVVWDLPEPREEFFGKIRDFIDDLPETLEEYHDLITGNEIFQTRTIDTGVLEPETAKQYGCTGPVARGSGIDYDLRRDDPYGYYDELDWDVVTEDGCDNFARLLVRMREVEESAKIISQCVDILEDWPEDERNIQANVPRTLKPDPDTEVYRAVEGAKGELGIYIRSDGTDKPGRFKIRSPCFNNLHSLEAMAEGEYVPDLVAALGSLDVILGEVDR
- a CDS encoding complex I subunit 1/NuoH family protein, translating into MTGFVPLQSEPTLLPETIGRVLFGSELAVWQEAIAAFLGAFLIANIMLANAGVAGPWAKRKITASFTDRIAVNRIGPAGLLIIPAAAVQLMAKELIIPDGVDRPAYDLAPIVLASSALVGFAVVPMGSIFGINLQLADPETGAAYIFAAASIATLGLAMAGYASNNKYSLMGGLRAIAQNIAYEIPLVVTAASVILFTGTLQMSEIVAQQAEPLVTVAGITIPSWFAFVNPFAFVLFVVANLAEVGRNPFDIPEAPTEIVAGYMTEYSSIYFVLFYMGEFIHIFLGGAIITTFFLGGPAGPVLPGFVWFLIKIWAVFLFTQWARSAVPRVRIDQLIEIGWKGMLVLSFANLVLTAVIVGVML